Part of the Paroedura picta isolate Pp20150507F chromosome 3, Ppicta_v3.0, whole genome shotgun sequence genome is shown below.
gagagaacggtgactagtGCAGGAGTGGCCAAGTTGTGATTCTCCAGATCCCCataggggctcataggaattgtagtctgcGGGTTTCCAGCATGGTGCCCATGACAGGTATTTTCTGGCACCCGAAAGTAGGCagagccaggtagggcttttgcccagcaaggcttctgattggccattggagagttgattggctgtgcagattttttttaatgttgctttggcagcagctgccaccacagcagaagGATCGACCCTGCATTAaagtaaagctgtggccatcGTTTTCTGGCTGGTCCTacctcatgtggcagccattttcttattGCACCCACCATGCTGTGCCAGAATTCAAAATATGCCCTCTGACTCCAAAAGGGTAGGGAAATCTGGAGTGGAATCCGGGAGACCGACCTTCGAGaccctgctctgccacagaatcttgctgagtgaccttgggccagttcacaTACTCGCAGCCTaagctacctcgcagggttgttgtgaggataaaacagaggagataaAGAGGAATCTAAAACacatttttccatctgtcactCACGAAGACCGCAGTCTTAAAAAGAGCCGTGGGACtcaattctgtttttctttcaggGTGTTCGGCATCGGTTCAAAGGCAGCGTCAACGCGATCCGAGTGCGAGCACCACAGATCGGAGGTGAGGAAAGGGGTGTGCCTACGGGgcaggaggcagggggagatgtAGGCAgagtccatcagatggctctaaCTGGGGCATGCTTCAGGTTGGGGAGGTGGGTAAGACGGAGCCTGCCAGCCATACAAGATAGCAGAGTAATGGAGAATGGTTGGGCCAGTCTAAGGTTGTGTATACAgaccagcctttatcaactttgtATTAGCTCAGTAGCTCAGTGTCTTTCTCAGGAAGGGCGCGGGAGAGAGAGGATAAATCGTCCACTAGGATGTTTCGGTGGCAATTCGATGTTACGATGCTTGTCTATCAGTATATAAAAGACTGCatgtagggaggccagcaccTTTGGCGTTCTGTGGGCCTTGACCACAGGACTAGTGGATTAACTCCCTCTTACATGCCCCGTGGAACTTTTTAGGTCCCGCAGcgccctgatctcactcaggagGGTGTTCCACCAGGACTGAAAACCCCTGTCCTCTGTTGCTTAGGACTAttgccctgccctcctctaagtgacagccatTCAGATGctccaagagagccatcctgtcccccttcaacctcctcttctccaggctgaacattccccagcccctcagcctttccccctagggcttggtccccaggccccggatcttcctcgtcactctcctctgcaccctctccttttctccatgtcCTGTTTTGGAGCAAGGCCTCTGGAACAGCACACCGGGTTCCTGGTGTGGCCCAACCAATGCAGCCTACAGTGGGACTTTGGCACCTTGCCTCTACTTTGGCATAGTGTTCTCGAGATGCACTTGGAACTCTTGGCAAAGTCCCCATTAAGTTGTCCTGCGTCCCGCAGTGTCTGCTCTTGAGGGTCTCCAGGCACAGCCCCCTCCCTTGCCAGTCCCTGTAACGCCCTTACTTTGCCCATCTCATTGTTCCTGCCGCTGCCCTTTTCTCTGCCAGCGAGCCTCAAAGCCTGCCCCGACTCAACCCAGCTCGGCACGCTGCCCGGAGCAAACGTCTGTGTTCGGAGCCGAGCATTTGGCTCCGGCTTGGCGCCGACTCCCGATCCACATCGGTGCCAGTTACAAGCAGCTTCTGCGTCCAGCTGGTGCTGCCACATGCTCTCCCCGCTCTCCCCTGCAGGCAGCTTCGCCGTGTGGGGCGGTCTCTTCTCAACCATCGACTGCGGCCTGGTGAAGATGCGTGGCAAGGAGGACCCGTGGAACTCCATCACCAGTGGGGCGCTCACCGGAGCCGTGCTGGCCTCCCGCAGTAAGTGGCGGCCCTCGCAGGCGGTGCGATGCCTCTGCCCCCACCAGAACATGCGGAGAGCCGCGCGGGATCAGACCCGAGGCTGTCCAGTCCAGCGTTCTGTTCCCACAACGGCCGACCGGATGCCTCTGCAAAGCCAACCGATAGGAAGGTGGCGACAGCCTCACCCTTCCTCTGCAGCCCCACGCACGAACTGAAGAGGTTTCCAGGATTGGAGGGAGTGGCATCCCTCATGGGTGCTAGCCATTGATAAGCACCTCCTCCTTGAACCTGCCTTGCCCCCCTTTTGATCATGCCTTCTGGGTTGGCCGCAGTCCCTTTGTCCTGTGGCAGCGAGTTCCACAGTTTTCATTTTGCCCATTCCGAATCTTCCTCCTCGCAGCCTCAGTGGGTGATCCTGGGTTCTGGTCTGATGGCAGAAAGAGAGAAGCTTTTCCCTGGTGTGTGTATGTCTCACTCTCTGTCTCTTTATTTGAGTCATTTGATTTATACGCTGCCTCTTACTGtgacgtctctctctctctctctctctctctctctctctctcttgctttcgCTCCTgctctctttctgcctctctttaactcttgctcttttgctctcttcccccccaccccccaccctagGCTTCTGTGTTTGGAAAACCAGCCAGAGCTTTTCTACCCCTTTGTTCTTTCCCCAGGTGGGCCGCTGGCCATGGTGGGTTCCGCTATGATGGGCGGCATCCTGCTTGCCCTGATCGAGGGCGTCGGGATTTTGCTAACACGCTACACAGCCCAGCAGTTCCAGAACCGTAAGTTGGGGCTATTGGGGATTGGCAGGGCTAATAATTCTGCAGTGAAGGGAAGGTTGTTTAGGGATTTCTTTGGAGATGGCTGACTGTAGCATCCTGccctacaatcatagaatcagagttggaagggacctcctgggtcgtctagtccaacccgctgcactatgcgggacactcacaaccctctcgttcatccactgtcacctgccacccccttgccttcacagaatcagcctctccgtcagatggctctccagactctgtttaaaaatccccaaagatggagaacccaccacctcctgaggaagcctgttccactgaggaaccgcttaactgtcaggaacttcttctggaggtttagacggaatttcttttgaattaattttattccgttagttctggtctgtccctccgaggcaagagagaacaactctgctccatcctctccatggcagccttttcaatacttgaagagggttatcagatcccctcttagtcgtctcctctccaggctaaacaggcaaagctcccccaacctttcctcatacatctttatctcccatgagggtgggagggtgcagccctccctctctgccccatctCTGCTCATCCAAACGGCCAGCGTCTCTCCCAAGGTTCCACAAACGCATCCCAAAGTTTCACTCCCTTCCCACGGCGTCTGACACCCTCCACCGGCTCTTCCGTAGGTGTCACCTGCAACCTGCTTTGAACGCTGCAGTGGGGGGGGACGTCTGTCACTCCTCTCCGTGAAATCACCCTGCCCACCTCCACGCTTCTCCCCCGTTGCTGCGGCACAGCAGCCAGTGCTCTCTTCCTCCCCAAAGAAGAGCAGCTCCAAACCTTCCCTCCTAAGCGGTTGTGCCAAGTCGGTTTGCTAAAGTTTGAGCCCAGCGGCCCTTTTGAGACCAGCCAAGTTTTGTTCGTGGTCATTCATACTTGGTCAAgcaaactcacaccttgaataaaagttggtcggccttaaaggggcccctggactcagctGCTTCGGACCACCACAGCGACCCACCTGGATCTACCCGGAGacctgtgtatgcacacaaaagctttcgcccagaattaaactgggttggtcttaaagttgcccccgACTTGTCgtcctgctgcttcggaccaacacggcccCCTACCTGAATCTAAAAGTTTTCCTTGTCATGCCGCTGTTGGCTTGCtaagtttttctttcctttttttcctctccctGATTCTTAGCCAACCCTTTTGGAGAGGACCCCAGCCAGCTTCCTCCCAAGGAGACGTCGGGATACCCAGGCTACGGACACTATCAATGAACCCCGTGCAGAGCTGGGCTTCCTTTTGGATTTTTGCAGGGCAGGAACCTCCTCCGGATGCTACCGAAGACTGTTAATGAATAACACTCAAACCCATCTGCATTTGGAGGGATGCAATTTTGAGAGTCTTCttcggggaaggggagagaaggtaGCGCAGGCAGTGTGGCATCTAcctctgcaaacctggggggtgggggtgggctggaaTTAGGGCGTTGTCTCCCTCCCATGCCGAAGGAGCCGCAGCCTCCGTAGAAATAAGTATTTAGCACGGCAGGCTGACGTGACTTAGTTTCTGGGAGTTCCGGCAGCAGGTCATCGACCGGGGCAAGAGACACAGCGTGACTTTGGAGGATCTCTTCACGCCCCTTCCCCTGAGATTTGAGACTGATACAGTCCTCATCTGGCCCAAACTACCACTTGTCCTCCGAAGAATGGTGGCTGCAGTTTTATATGCTGGAAAGTCTGGCTCCCAAGGAGACCTGGTAGCTTAAAAGagcttggttttttttaaaaacaaacagcagaatGTGGATTTGGAGCTTTAAATAAAATCAGCCACACCTCCTCATTTCTAGCGGTCTCTCTttgactacaccccccccccaaccctgcagCTTCTTGGTTATATTGGTATTGAGAGAGCCTTGAAAAAAAGAGACTGAACGTTCCAGATGTAAATACAAAACAGGCTTGCTTGATTTCTGTCCCAGAGAGTTTAATGAGGTGTCTGCCCAggtgaggttggggaggggggaggaggaaaagcgACACAGAGGAGGGGTCCAGGGTGGCTTTCCTTGGCTGTGGCACTGCCTGTGTAAGTGGAACGCATTTCGAATCCAGTCCTTgctgggagggtgtgtgtgggaaAGTCTTTGTTCCCCTTCCCCACAAGGAGCAGAAGCCCTCCAATGTCACCCACAGTCAGTCGAGGACAGCCCCTTCCtcttggtttccccccctccccagaggcagTTCGGTCGCATCGTTTCTTCCGCATGCTTCAGCCACTGTGGGTGTCTTCCTGGCGGCCGGCACAAGGTGTCCATTTCGGCCAATTGAAAGCTTTGGTCCTTCGCTGGTGTGGGCCTCAGTATCTAGGGTGGATCTGAGAAGCAAGAGAGAGCATGTTGGGGAATGGGGATTGGAGGGAGGTGCAGCCCCTCGGCCCCCAGCCCTTGAGACAGACTGACATGGGGAGTTGTGTTTAGTCTCactgcagcagaagaaaagagccgGAGTCCAATAGCTCCTTCaagacaatgaatgaatgaatgaatgaatgaatgaatgaatgaatgaatgaatgaatgaatgaatgaatgaatgaa
Proteins encoded:
- the TIMM17B gene encoding mitochondrial import inner membrane translocase subunit Tim17-B; this encodes MEEYAREPCPWRIVDDCGGAFTMGMIGGGVFQAVKGFRNAPVGVRHRFKGSVNAIRVRAPQIGGSFAVWGGLFSTIDCGLVKMRGKEDPWNSITSGALTGAVLASRSGPLAMVGSAMMGGILLALIEGVGILLTRYTAQQFQNPNPFGEDPSQLPPKETSGYPGYGHYQ